In the genome of Chroococcidiopsis sp. TS-821, the window GTACTTTGATTGACTTGGTTGTAGATATTTAAAACTTGCGCAGTACAAGATTGTTCGGTATCAGAAGCGTAGATGTGATCGCCTAACATTAAGAGGAAAGGTTCATTGTTTACCCATTCTTTAGCACAAAATACCGCATGACCATAGCCTTCTTGTGTGTCTTGCGTCAAGATTGTAATTTTGCTACCTAAATCTTGGAGATATTGGCTGTATTCTTGGTTTTGTGGAGATAATTTAGCAAACAGTTCTGGTTTGGGTGGTGATTTAAAAAAATCTTCAAAGATTGGGCGATCGCTTGTTTGTACAACAATACCAACTTCTTCAATTCCGGCGCTAATCGCTTCTTCTACAATAATTTGAATAACAGGTTTTGCTCTTCCGTCTTTGTCGATAATTGGAAAGAGTTCTTTTTTAATAGCTTTGGTAGCTGGAAACAAACGAGTACCAAAACCTGCTGCGGGAATTACTGCTTTGCGCATATTTTTTACTGATTGACGTGTATGTGTAATAGGTTTTTTGCTTTCTATTGATACATATACATTTTTTATTAACTTTATTATGATTTAATTGCTATTTAAACTAGAGATTAAATTTCAGTAGTTTCACTAAAGTTAATTTATAAAGTTTATCCGTGCTTTTACGCTACTCAAGCTTTAAACACAAAATATATTCTTATGTTATTGAACTTTTGATATTAGGTCAAATTTAATGGGTCTTTTCGATAAAGTATCTGGTATTCGCAGACCAACACAAATAACACTTGGTCCCGCCGAAGCATTTATGGTAATCGCATTAATAGCCATTGGCTCAGATGGATTTGTTGCTGAAACTGAAATACAAGCTATTCAAGTTGCAATATCTAGAATGAAGCTTTTTAATAGCTATCCATCTGATGTTATTAGAAAAATGATTAACAACCTCTTAGGTATTATGGAAAGGCAAGGAGCTAATACACTACTAAATGCAGCTGTAGCCGTTTTACCGCATGATTTAAACGAGACAGCTTTTGCTGTAGCAACTGATATTATATTAGCAGATGGTGAAATCACAGAAGAAGAAGAGACACTCTTAAATCATCTCTACCAAGTTTTAGAAATAACAGAAGATACCGCAACAAAAATTGTAGATGTCATGTTGATTAAAAATAGAGGTTAGGATCGCGCTTTTGTAACTGAAATACATTTATTTGGATAAGCTAATGGAGAAAGAAAACAAAAAATGCTATCCTCCATTAGCAGTTTTTCTATATATTAAGCTTTAGCAAATTCACCTACCCCAGAACGAAGTTGACAAGTTTTCCAGGTACGACGATGACTTTTTTCACATCTTTACCTTCAATGTAGCGCTGAGCGGCTTCGGATTCGCGGGCGAATTTTTCCAACTCGGCTTTATCAGCTTGCGCAGGTACTTGTAATTCACCGCGTTTTTTGCCATTAATTTGGACGACTAAAGTAATTTCGTCGGCGACTAACGCTGATTCGTCGTACTTCAACCAAGGTTGAGTGTGAATTGATTCAGTATTGCCTAAGATGTGCCACAACTCCTCAGTAATGTGAGGTGCAAAAGGTGCTAGCAATATCAATAAGGTTTGAATACCCTCGGCATAAATTGCTGAGTCTTTGCACGGTGCATCAGCAAGCGCGTTACTCAACTTCATTAACTCAGAAACAGCAGTATTAAATTGATATCCGCCTTCTAAGTCTTCCGTTACAGCTTTGATTGCAGTATGAATTGCGCGTCGGAGTTCTTTTTCGGGTTTGGTTAATGCTGCTTGCTGACTCACAACGGATGGCTGATTGCTGTAATCGGTGACTAAACGCCATACACGATTTAAAAAGCGGAATTGTCCTTCAACGTCAGCATCTTCCCACTCTAAGTCTTTTTCTGGCGGTGCTTTAAACAAGATAAACATCCGTGCAGTATCCGCACCATATTTGGCTAAGACTTCTTCAGGATCGATACCGTTGTATTTAGATTTAGACATTTTTTCGTAGAAAACTTGCAACGGTTCGCCTGTTTCGGGATCTCTCGGATCGTTAGGATCGACTTGTGCAGGCGGAATGTATTTGCCTGTTAAAGGGTTTTTATAGGTTATGCCTTGCACCATTCCTTGTGTTAACAGGCGTTGGAAGGGTTCGTCAAAGTTCAAAAAGCCGCGATCGCGCAACACTTTAGTAAAAAATCGCGAGTACAATAAGTGTAAAATCGCGTGTTCGATACCACCTACGTACTGATCGACAGGCATCCAGTCATTCGTTTTTGCAGAGTCAAACGCCTGTTGGTCGTTTTTGGCATCAGGATAGCGCAAGTAATACCACGACGAGTCAATAAACGTATCCATCGTGTCAGTTTCTCGCTTGGCTGGCGTTCCACAAGTTGGACAAGGGACATTTACCCAGTCTTCTAATTGTGCCAAAGGCGAACCACCACGACCTGTGAATTCCACTTCTTCAGGCAATTCTACAGGTAAATCCTCATCAGGAACAGGAACTATGCCGCAGTTAGGGCAATGAATCACGGGAATGGGTGCGCCCCAGTAGCGTTGTCGCGAAATTAACCAATCGCGCAGGCGATATTGAACTCGCGCATTACCAAAACCATGCTTCTCGGCATACTTGACGATCGCTTCTTTTGCTTCTGTCGAAATCATGCCATCAAATTCACCCGAATTTACAACAATGCCCGTTTCTACATAAGCTGTCGTTAAAGGTGCTGATGCATCGCCGTTTTCGGGAATAATTACAACTTTGATCGATAGATTGTTTTGTTGGGCAAATTGGAAATCACGCGCGTCGTGGGCGGGGACTCCCATAACTGCACCTGTACCGTATTCGTATAAAACGTAATCTGCGATCCAAATCGGAATTTCTTCTTGTGTAAATGGATTAATTGCTTTCCCACCTGTGGGAATTCCTCGTTTGGGTTTATCTTCAGCAGTACGTTCTAGTTCGCTTTGGTTTACAACCTCTTGGACAAATGCTTCTACTGAGGTTTGTCGATCGGCTGTGGTAACGCGCTTTGTCAAGGGATGTTCGGGTGCTAAGACGACATAAGTAACGCCGTAAACCGTGTCAGGGCGTGTTGTGTAAACGCCAATTTTTTCATCTGAACCGACAATGGGAAACTCTAAGTAGGCACCGATTGATTTACCAATCCAGTTCGCTTGCATTAACTTGACGCGATCGGGCCATCCTGGTAGTTTATCTAGATCGTTGAGTAGTTCTTCCGCGTAGTCGGTGATTTTCAAGAACCACTGACGCAACAATTTGCGTTCGACTTTGGCACCACTGCGCCACGATCGCCCTTCACTGTCTACTTGTTCGTTTGCAAGCACCGTTTGATCGATCGGATCCCAGTTGACGGCGGCTTCTTTTTGGTACGCAAGTCCGGCTTTCAGGAATTGCAAGAAGATCCACTGCGTCCATTTATAATACTCCGGAGAACACGTCGCGATTTCGCGATCCCAATCGATGGATAAACCTAAGCGTTGCAGTTGCGATCGCATCTGCGCAATGTTTTGATACGTCCACTTCGCAGGCGGAATTCCACGCTCGATTGCTGCGTTTTCTGCAGGTAAACCAAACGCGTCCCAACCCATAGGATGTAACACCCGATAGCCTTGCATTCGCTTTAAGCGAGCGATGACATCTGTGATCGCATAGTTGCGGACGTGACCCATGTGCAGGCTACCTGATGGATAGGGAAACATCGATAGCGCATAAAATTTTGGCTTAGCACTATCTGTCTGAGTTTGGTCTAAACCAAGTTCTGCCCAAGTTTGTTGCCACTTTTCCTCGATTGCTGCGGGGTTGTAACGCGACTCCACGAAAGTCACTCCTGATTTTGTCTCTGTCACCATATTTTAAATGGTTATCGCGGTAAATAAAGGGTTTTGTTTGCCACTGTCGTCCGCAAACTCAACATGAAAAATCACATCACTTTTGTCTGACTTTTTCTCTCCCCAATCTTCACTCACTTTTTTTAAAATTTGGCATAGTTGTTATGACAAGTATCAAATTTTGATATAAATCATACTTTCACTGGTGACAACACGTAATTTTATGGGTGATAATACGTAAGTGATAGATTCATATATTACTCAGATTATGGAGATTGCGCATTTCTAATAGTTAGAATTTAGGGAGATGATAGACAAAAAAGATTATTCTACAAAATAAGAGTAAAAATAATGATTTTAATGCTGAATATTTATTGATAATTTAAAGCTCAAGTACAAGATAAAATTTAAAAAAAATAATATAGATTGAATACATAGACTTTGAAAAAATTAAAAAATCATTTATCACAAAATAGACTTGAATGCGCCCATTATCTTTTATTCCTGGAGTTCCAAACATTTAAATTGAGCAGATAAATAGCATCATGCATCCTTCAATTTTGACCGTTGGCAAGAAAGATTTTTTTGCCAAGCTGCCACCCCAGATTCGTTATGGAACAGATTTTACTATAGAGTTGGCTGTTGATGCGAGCGAAGCACAAAACTGGATTGAGGTTAGACCGCCTGATATTCTCATGGTTCAGGCTGGCTTGGAACAAGGTCTAAACCTTTGCCGCTGGCTCAAGCAGCAAGCATCACTATCTTGGATATACTGTATTCTGATCGAAGATCGCGCTCAACTGATTGCCGAAAAAAAGCGTGCGGATTGGGATTGGGAACTCGATACAACTGCCACAGCATTAGAAGAAGCTGCAGATGCTTACGTATGGTTACCAGATAATAATAGCAATTTAGAAGATAGTACGCGCCTGGTCGCGCGTCTTTTACTTGCGCATATTCAAGTTGGTTTGCGGAAAGTCAAAAAGTATCGCGATCTCCTTCAAACAAACAAGGTATTATCAACAATTGCCTTTATCGATCCATTAACAGAACTCAATAATCGAAGAGCATTAGAAAGCAATTTAGTTCGCCAAATTCGTACTAGCCGGAACTACGAAATACCGCTAAGTGCTTTGATGCTGGATATTGATTATTTTAAAGTAGTCAATGATACATATGGACATTTAATAGGCGATCGCATTCTCAAGCTACTGAGTTCGCGGTTACGGTACAACTTGCGATCGCAAGATATTCCCTTTCGCTATGGTGGTGAAGAATTTGTCATTCTTTTGCACAACACTAGCTGTCAAGAGGCGCTAGTTGTTGCTCGTCGATTGCAGCAGATTGTCAGCGGACAAATGTTTGTCATTGATAACACCTTGTCGATTCCGATTACAATCAGCATTGGTACAAGTTGCCTGAGAGCATCCGACGATTCTGAAGGCGTACAGTTGTTAGCCCGTGCTGACGAATATTTATTACAAGCCAAAGCTGCTGGCAGAAACTGTATTATGAATTGTAGTGAATAGTAGCTAGTGGTTAGTTTTCAGGCTTGAGTTAACTTCTATATTGTTGTCGTATCATCTCCAGCTAAATAACCGAAACATCAGTATCGTTACACTGTTATTAGTAGTTAGTTGTATTGATTTAGAACATTAGCCGAATTCTATTAGTTCCTAGACACTAGCCACCTTTCTCGTTTACTGAGCATTTTTGTTATCATTCAACCGGATTTAATGTAACAGTTAACGAATCAATCAAATTACGACACTCAGCTACATCCAGGCGTTGTCGCATTGCGTTAATTAATGCTTCGTAGGCTGCCCAATTTTGTTGTAGTAAGTTACGTGCTTGTAGGCTACAAAACCGCTGTTTGAGTTCCACACTCGCCGCAGAAAATCCTAAGGAAGAAAGCACCGTATGAAGATGCTGGCGGTCGTCAGCGCCCCCCTCAGCGCGTTCGTAGACTAACGTTTCTGCCGCAACTCCTGCCATCCAAATGGTACAGTAACGATCCAACAATTGCGTGGAAATTGTGCCTTGTGCGAGCTGAGACGCGACTTCAGTATCGTCAAAGCTTACCCCGCCTTGTCCTGGGTGTTTCTGTTTTAAAGCTTCCCAAGCACTTAAGGCATAACCTGTCACGGGAATTCCCAAAAGATGCGCGACTAGAAAATGTCCAGCTTCATGACGAATGATGCGATCGCGGTGTTGGGGAGAAAAACTAGCGAACCAGTCTAATACTAAAGTACCTCCCTTGCCTTGTAAGCTGAAACTATCTAACGTGGCTAGCCCTAAGAGACTAAAAGTGGCGATCGCAGGAAGTGTAGGGGATAAGTTAAACATTGGTCCTAGCAACGCCGTCATTGTCATCAGAAATATGGCGATCGCCGTTAAATTAAGCGCAGTTTGACTCATATCTTCAAATTGTTTCTAATTGTAAAGAAGCTTAATTATTAGGTTATCTTGCACAGGCTTAGCGATCAAGAACACAGCACTAGAGCAAAGTTCTATTGAAGTAGCATAATTAATATTCGGCAATACTGGGAGCTTGCGACAATGGTTAATCCACCTCCAGTCCTAAGCACCGTTCCTACTGACACCTGGGTAGTAGCAGATTGGGAAGACATTCTGACATTTGCAGACGATCCAACTTTGGTAAGCGGGAGGTTTTACTACGATGAAGGCTGCATGAGAATTGAGATGTCCCCCATAGGTTCTGCCCATAGTCAAGATAATTCGATTGTTTCTACAGTTCTTGTTTTATATGCAGCAATTCGAAATATTGCTATTAAAGAACTAACAAATCCTAATCTGAGAAAAGCCAGATTGCAGGAAGCCCAGCCGGATATCGCGTACTACGTTGGCAAAAACTTGCGATTTCCACCGCGTAATAACGCACCTGTAAACTTAAGCGAACTCGATCCGCCGACGCTAGTTGTCGAAGTTGCAGCTTCTTTAGAAGACGATACCACCCGCAAACAAAAGCTTTATCAACGCATGGGCGTGCAAGAATACTGGGTTGTGGATGTCAACGCAAGTAAAGTTATTGCCAGTTATTTAACACCAACACAAAGTCAACTCATTCGCGAATCACAAGTACTACCCGGATTAGACATTAATTTAGTAGAAGAAGCGCCAAAACGCGCTCAAAACGAAGACGATGGAACAATTAGTCGCTGGTTAATCGCCACGCTAACTCAGCAGTAATCTGAGCGCGAGTTCCTCACAATTTCCTCAAGTTGTTTTCCTATAATTAAGGCTGTAGGAAAGAGAAGCAGATTCAGGTCGCATCTCCACAAAAGCTTCTCGCAGTCACTAAGCTTGATAAGAGGAAGTTGATTAATGTTGCAGACTACGGTTGCTCAAACTACTGGCAAGCAAGCTTTAGTATTGGACTTAGATACAGTTAGCCTAGCCGATCTTGGCTTAGTTGGTGGCAAAAACGCTTCCCTGGGAGAAATGATTCAACAGCTCTCTACCCAAGGAGTGAACGTTCCTGGTGGCTTTGCTACCACCGCAACAGCTTATCGTTACTTTATTGAGTCGGCTGGGTTAGAAGCAGAATTACGCCAGTTGTTTGCCGATCTCGATATCGAAGATGTGAACCAACTGCGACAAAAAGGTAGACAAGCGCGTTCATTAATTTTGCAAACGCCATTTCCCGACGAACTAGAAAACGCGATCGCTGCTGCTTATGATAAGCTGTGTCAGCGTTATGGTTTTGATACAGATGTTGCCGTGCGTTCGAGTGCGACTGCTGAAGATTTACCCGACGCAAGTTTTGCCGGACAACAAGAAACTTATCTCAACGTTCACGGATTAGCCGCAGTTCTCGACGCCTGTCATCGATGCTTTGCTTCGCTTTTTACCGATCGCGCGATTTCTTATCGACAAATCAAAGGATTTAGCCACTTGGATATTGCGCTGTCTGTCGGCGTGCAAAAAATGGTGCGCTCTGACTTAGCGTCTTCAGGAGTCATGTTCTCGATTGATACCGAATCGGGTTTCAAAGATGCAGTTCTGATCACCGCCGCTTACGGTTTGGGGGAAAATGTCGTGCAAGGCATGGTGAACCCTGATGAATACTTGGTGTTTAAACCAACCTTACAAACTGGTTTTCGCCCAATTTTAGAAAAGCGTCTGGGGACGAAAGAACTGAAACTTGTGTACGACGTTGGCGGTTCTAAGCAAACGAAAAACGTTCCTGTACCGCTTGACGATCGAATGCAATTTGCACTAAATGATGACGAAGTTCTCCAACTCGCGCGGTGGGCTTGCTTGATTGAAAATCATTATTCCCAAGTGCGGGGAACCTTCACGCCCATGGACATCGAGTGGGCAAAAGACGGTATCTCAGGAGAAATGTTTATTGTCCAAGCACGTCCTGAAACGGTGCAGTCGCAAAAACATCAGAATTTATTAAAAAGTTACGCACTGAAAGAACGCAGTCAAGTTCTCGTCACAGGGCGTAGTATCGGCGAAGCGATTGGGCAAGGAAAAGTCCGCGTCATTCTAGATGTTCACAAACTCGATCAGTTCAAAGCTGGAGAGGTTTTGGTAACGTATAAAACCGATCCTGACTGGGAACCAATCATGAAAAAAGCAAGTGCGATCGTCACCAACCAAGGCGGACGCACGTGTCATGCGGCAATTATTGCCCGCGAGTTAGGAATTCCGGCGATCGTCGGTACGGGGAATGCAATTAGCGTACTCAAATCTGGTCAAGAAGTCACGGTTTCGTGTGCCGAAGGTGAAGAGGGTAAAGTTTATCAAGGCATACTTCCTTACGAAGTTCAGGAAGTGACACTAGAAGATTTACCGCGTACCCGCACGCAAATTACGATCAACTTGGGGAATCCGGCGGAAGCTTTTGGTGTCGCGGCGATTCCGAATGATGGAGTCGGGTTAGCACGCTTAGAGTTTATCATTGCGAACCACATCAAGGTGCATCCATTGGCGTTGGTTCACTTTGACAAACTGCCAGAAGATGCAATTAAAGATGAAATTGCGACGTTAACTTACCAATACGAACACAAGCCACAATACTTTGTGGATAAGTTAGCGCAAGGCGTGGCAACAATTGCAGCGGCTTTTTATCCAAAACCTGTCATCGTAAGACTATCAGACTTTAAGAGTAACGAATACGCCAATCTCCTTGGCGGACGTGACTTTGAACCGCAAGAAGAAAACCCAATGCTAGGGTGGCGGGGTGCATCTCGATATTATAGCGATCGCTACCGCGAAGGCTTTGCTTTGGAGTGTCAAGCGATCGCGAAAGTCCGCGAGGAAATGGGCTTGACGAATGTCATCTTGATGATTCCGTTTTGTCGCACTCCTGAGGAAGGACGCAAAGTTTTAGCCGAAATGGCAAAACACGGCTTGATCCGCGGTGAAAATGGTTTACAAGTTTACGTTATGTGCGAACTTCCCAGCAATGTCCTGTTAGCCGAGGAATTTAGCCAAGTTTTTGATGGATTTTCGATTGGTTCTAACGATCTAACGCAACTTGCCTTAGGTTTAGACCGCGATTCAGCGATGGTTGCAGATTTATTTGACGAACGCAACGATGCAGTGAAAAAATTAGTGCAAATGGCGATTGCTGCTGCTAAAAAACACAATCGCAAAATTGGCATCTGCGGTCAAGCCCCCAGCGATTACCCAGAATTTGCTCGCTTTTTAGTCGAACAAGGAATCGATTCAATTAGCCTTAATCCCGATTCGGTACTGAAAACTCTATTGCAAGTCGCTGAAGTAGAAGGAATAGTCAAATCCTAAAATTCCAATAATTACCCATTACTAAATTTCTTTGAGGCACTTTTCTATGTATACCAGAATTCTTGTTGCACTCGATCGTTCTCCCATGAGCGAGCAAGTTTTTCAACAAGCGATTGACTTGGCTAAAGCAACGAATGCAAATGTGATGCTACTACACGTTCTGTCTCCAGATGAAGAAGGTAGTCCAGATACTTCCATGATGCGTGAAGAATACTTTCCTGGTCTAAGTAGTGAAATCGCACAGCTGTATCGTCAGCAATGGCAGGAGTTTGAAGAACAAGGAATTAAGATGTTGCGCGATCGCTGCAAAGATGCAACTAACGCGGGTGTCAAGGCTGAATTCAAACAGATATTTGGTACTCCTAGTCGTACCATTTGTGAATTTGCACGCGAGTGGGGTGCTGATTTGATTGTTCTGGGGCGGCGCGGTCATTCTGGTCTTAAAGAATTGTTTCTCGGTAGTGTCAGTAATTATGTACTGCACCACGCTCCTGCGTCAGTTTTGACGATTCAATCTCGTGGTAAGGATATTCCAGCTAGTCAAAAACAACGAGCTGAAGTTGTGTCCTAAATTTCAAAACTGCTGCTAGTGACCTACTAGCGCAGTTATTTTTTACAACACATTTGCAACACTGAGGTGTAGCTATGCCGCAGTGTAGAACACAAATAAAAAAGGAGGCAATCAACTCTGTTCGTTACTGAGATTCCAGATTGTTTCAACAACAGTAACGCAATCTGTGACTGTTTCTAATTACGCATTATCTATTGCCCAAGTTAGGTATAGAAAAGAAAATGGTTCACTTTAGCAGAAAGCGAAGATTACTATACCGACGCTTTTTACAAACTTTGTTGTGGTTACTACTACTAGGAATCTGGACAACGATTATCTTCCTAGGTTTAGGAACTTTTATATCACAACCAGTCTTAGCAGAGATTAATCGAATTGAAGCTCCAGGAGAAATACTCTATCGATCGCAGCAGAGATTACAAGATTCTTCTGGAAATTCTTGGCAGGTCATTTTATTTAAGCAAGTTCAATCAGGACAAGCACCTTTAGTAAATTTAAGATTGGTAGGATTTCCTGGAGTTGCTGAATTAATTCATCCACACCCACTGCAAATCACAACGTCTACTGGGGAAATTTTAACGGCAAATGATGTTTTTCTAGTTGAAGCACCTGCACCAACAATCGGTCAATATGATGTAAAAAATATTTTGCCGCAATTACCTGCAGAATCGCTGCAACTCAGTTTACCTTTAGCAGGCGATCGCTCGATCGATATTTCTGTACCGCAATTTGTCGTACAGGAATGGCAGGAAGTTGCTGCTGCTAAGGCATAAGCGTTTAGGGTGCACGAGCAAAAACACCGGAGAAATTAATTATGATTCTGATACGTGGAAAGTGGCGTACTGCTAGCGTAGGATTTCTCTGCACCTTATTATTACTTGTCTTCTTGGCTACTCCAGTTTGGTCATTGGTCAGTCGCAGCGGCGATCAAATCATTATTGGCGCGAATGAAGTTATTGCCGATGACCTGTATGTTGCTGGTAGAACAATTACAATCAATGGTACAGTAAACGGCGATCTTGTGGCAGTTGGTCGTTTAATTACAATCAATGGTACAGTGCAAGGCGATCTCTTGGCGGCTGCTCAAGCCGTTGTTGTGAATGGCACTATCAATGATGATTTGCGAGTTGTTAGTCAAGTTACACAGCTTGGTTCGAATGCGCGAGTTGGTGATGACGCGGTTGCTGCTGGGATGAGTTTTGAAAGTTTAGCTGAAAGTACTGTTGCAGGCGATCTAGCCTTTACCGGATGGCAAGCGCTGCTAGCTGGTAATGTTGGGCGAAACGTGACAGGCAGTATGGCAGCATTAGAATTACGTAGTAACGTTGGTGGTAATGTTAATGTCATCACAGGCGCTGAAGGTGACGCGCCAGAAGCTTATCCGCCTTTTTTCCCGCAACCACCAGTTCCCATTCCTCAACTTCGTGCGGGTTTGACGGTAGCAGATTCAGTGCAAATTAGTGGCAATTTGACATATAGATCGCCTGGAGTTGCTACTATTAGCCAGCAAGCACAAATCGCTGGTGGTGTATTGCGCGAAGAGTTACCCGAAGACGAAACAGCAGCACCAGCTCCAGTCACAACAATTGCCCAGCAGTTGCAGTACTTTATTGCTTTAGTATTGGTAGGATGGCTTTTATTTAAGTTCGTACCAAATTGGATTCAAAGCTTAGCAGCGATCGCCTCTTCTAAACCACTACCCAGTTTAGGGTGGGGAATTGTAACTTTTTTAGCGGTGGGAATCATCGCAATTGCGATCGCTTTTGTGACGTTTGTTCTTACAGCCTTATCTGCAATTACATTACCTGTGCTGATTTTCCCAGTTTTGGGTTTGGGAACACTCGCCAATCTGACGCTGATTTTTGGGTTTCTCCTATTTGTAATGTTTGTACCGCAAATTGTTGTTAGTCTACTTGGCGGGCGGTGGCTAATCCACAAACTGCAACCAAGCACATCATCAAATCGTTTCGTTTCCCTCGCGATCGGCTTATTGATATTTGTACTTTTAACGGCAATTCCCGTCTTAGGTGGACTACTGCATTTGATAACAATCTTTCTGGGCTTGGGTGCGTTATGGATTTGGATACGTAACAACCGCGATCGCGCGCCAACCGAACCGCAGTTGGCAGCAGTATAAATTCTGCTGGCATAGTAAACCCGCTCGCGACCGAGGATTAGAACAGATGTACTACTAAGCAAAAGCGACCGCAGATGTCTTGAAGAGCCGTAGAGTCTAACCCATCTGCTTGAGAGCTGTTTGAGCTTCCTGCGCTACAGCTTCGACTTCATCGTTTACCATCTCTTTTAGTATGGACTGCGCTTGCGCTCCACCCAATTTTCCTAAAGCTTGGGCAGCACGGTAGCGTACTTGCCAATCTGCGTTGGATACATGAGGTGCTAGAAGTTCTACAGCGCGTGCGTCTTTTAAGTCGCCTAACGAACTAATTGCTGCAGTTTTTACTAAGTCAATATCTGAATTGAGTGCTTCTTGAAGCAAGTCAAACGACCGCGGATCGCCTAATTCGCCTAATGTAGCAACAATACTAAACTTAATCAGCCACTCGCTGGTGCTGTGATATAGTTGGGCTAAATCAGGATACGCCTCAGTTAATTTTAAAGCACCGATGCAATCGGCAGCAGCAGCTTGAACATCAGGTTCAGGATCGTTAATTAAGCGATCGCGCAACAAATCTAGCGTCACTTGCAAATTTTGTCCGCCCAAAGTATCCATTTGGCTCACTGCCGAATAACGAACGCGTGCATTACGATCTTGAACAGCATTTTGCACCAATTCAAAAGCAAGTGCAGTGTCTTCAAGTTCCCGAATTTGGTTTACCGCCCGCAAGCGTTCTCCCAAATCCTCAGAACTCAGCATTTGTTTAACAGTTTCAGGTGTCATACTCATTTAATTATTCCAAATTGAGATGGGTCAGGGAGCAGAGAGTGGGAGATGGAAAGACG includes:
- the ppsA gene encoding phosphoenolpyruvate synthase, whose translation is MLQTTVAQTTGKQALVLDLDTVSLADLGLVGGKNASLGEMIQQLSTQGVNVPGGFATTATAYRYFIESAGLEAELRQLFADLDIEDVNQLRQKGRQARSLILQTPFPDELENAIAAAYDKLCQRYGFDTDVAVRSSATAEDLPDASFAGQQETYLNVHGLAAVLDACHRCFASLFTDRAISYRQIKGFSHLDIALSVGVQKMVRSDLASSGVMFSIDTESGFKDAVLITAAYGLGENVVQGMVNPDEYLVFKPTLQTGFRPILEKRLGTKELKLVYDVGGSKQTKNVPVPLDDRMQFALNDDEVLQLARWACLIENHYSQVRGTFTPMDIEWAKDGISGEMFIVQARPETVQSQKHQNLLKSYALKERSQVLVTGRSIGEAIGQGKVRVILDVHKLDQFKAGEVLVTYKTDPDWEPIMKKASAIVTNQGGRTCHAAIIARELGIPAIVGTGNAISVLKSGQEVTVSCAEGEEGKVYQGILPYEVQEVTLEDLPRTRTQITINLGNPAEAFGVAAIPNDGVGLARLEFIIANHIKVHPLALVHFDKLPEDAIKDEIATLTYQYEHKPQYFVDKLAQGVATIAAAFYPKPVIVRLSDFKSNEYANLLGGRDFEPQEENPMLGWRGASRYYSDRYREGFALECQAIAKVREEMGLTNVILMIPFCRTPEEGRKVLAEMAKHGLIRGENGLQVYVMCELPSNVLLAEEFSQVFDGFSIGSNDLTQLALGLDRDSAMVADLFDERNDAVKKLVQMAIAAAKKHNRKIGICGQAPSDYPEFARFLVEQGIDSISLNPDSVLKTLLQVAEVEGIVKS
- a CDS encoding universal stress protein, with protein sequence MYTRILVALDRSPMSEQVFQQAIDLAKATNANVMLLHVLSPDEEGSPDTSMMREEYFPGLSSEIAQLYRQQWQEFEEQGIKMLRDRCKDATNAGVKAEFKQIFGTPSRTICEFAREWGADLIVLGRRGHSGLKELFLGSVSNYVLHHAPASVLTIQSRGKDIPASQKQRAEVVS
- a CDS encoding DUF3122 domain-containing protein, with the protein product MVHFSRKRRLLYRRFLQTLLWLLLLGIWTTIIFLGLGTFISQPVLAEINRIEAPGEILYRSQQRLQDSSGNSWQVILFKQVQSGQAPLVNLRLVGFPGVAELIHPHPLQITTSTGEILTANDVFLVEAPAPTIGQYDVKNILPQLPAESLQLSLPLAGDRSIDISVPQFVVQEWQEVAAAKA
- a CDS encoding polymer-forming cytoskeletal protein — encoded protein: MILIRGKWRTASVGFLCTLLLLVFLATPVWSLVSRSGDQIIIGANEVIADDLYVAGRTITINGTVNGDLVAVGRLITINGTVQGDLLAAAQAVVVNGTINDDLRVVSQVTQLGSNARVGDDAVAAGMSFESLAESTVAGDLAFTGWQALLAGNVGRNVTGSMAALELRSNVGGNVNVITGAEGDAPEAYPPFFPQPPVPIPQLRAGLTVADSVQISGNLTYRSPGVATISQQAQIAGGVLREELPEDETAAPAPVTTIAQQLQYFIALVLVGWLLFKFVPNWIQSLAAIASSKPLPSLGWGIVTFLAVGIIAIAIAFVTFVLTALSAITLPVLIFPVLGLGTLANLTLIFGFLLFVMFVPQIVVSLLGGRWLIHKLQPSTSSNRFVSLAIGLLIFVLLTAIPVLGGLLHLITIFLGLGALWIWIRNNRDRAPTEPQLAAV
- the nblB gene encoding phycobilisome degradation protein NblB; protein product: MSMTPETVKQMLSSEDLGERLRAVNQIRELEDTALAFELVQNAVQDRNARVRYSAVSQMDTLGGQNLQVTLDLLRDRLINDPEPDVQAAAADCIGALKLTEAYPDLAQLYHSTSEWLIKFSIVATLGELGDPRSFDLLQEALNSDIDLVKTAAISSLGDLKDARAVELLAPHVSNADWQVRYRAAQALGKLGGAQAQSILKEMVNDEVEAVAQEAQTALKQMG